A stretch of Deltaproteobacteria bacterium DNA encodes these proteins:
- a CDS encoding LLM class flavin-dependent oxidoreductase has product MNKVKFSLFLPTGDFAKARAAAEWADTHGFYSVSINDHFFSPLGAPQTPQLECYSTLSAIAAVTKNIRLAPAVTAMSFRSPAMLAKLTSTLDHISNGRFIFGVGSGWQRSEYDAHGYPYPANAERLDQLHDALKLIKAMWTQDEPTYHGRYFSIDKAYNHPRPVQKPHPPIMVGGAGKKLLQIVAAEAQIANLIPPIVNGKDFVQDPDAAVKFTKVELKRRIDMLHGFVAEAGRAPGSVEISGIAMVNILRSKSEADAAVKATAAAMGFSSEEAMRNAPVALIGTPEEVRRELRSRIEEFGMTYYIVFPRSEEARDLLANEIMPEFAG; this is encoded by the coding sequence ATGAACAAAGTTAAATTCAGTCTTTTCTTGCCCACGGGAGATTTCGCCAAAGCGCGGGCGGCGGCGGAATGGGCCGATACCCACGGGTTTTATTCCGTGTCGATTAACGATCACTTCTTTTCGCCGCTGGGGGCGCCGCAGACACCGCAGTTGGAATGTTATTCCACCTTAAGCGCCATCGCAGCGGTGACCAAGAACATCCGTCTGGCACCAGCGGTGACGGCGATGTCCTTTCGTTCTCCAGCCATGCTGGCCAAGTTGACTTCGACCCTTGACCACATCAGCAACGGTCGGTTCATCTTCGGTGTCGGCTCCGGGTGGCAGCGCTCCGAATATGACGCCCACGGGTATCCGTACCCAGCCAATGCCGAGCGCCTCGATCAACTGCATGATGCGCTCAAATTGATCAAGGCGATGTGGACACAAGACGAGCCCACCTACCACGGTCGCTACTTCTCGATAGACAAAGCCTACAACCATCCACGTCCAGTGCAGAAGCCGCACCCACCCATCATGGTGGGCGGTGCCGGCAAGAAGCTGCTGCAGATCGTTGCGGCTGAAGCACAGATCGCCAACCTCATCCCACCCATCGTCAACGGCAAAGACTTCGTGCAAGATCCGGATGCAGCAGTGAAATTCACCAAAGTCGAGCTGAAACGGCGGATCGACATGCTGCACGGTTTCGTCGCAGAGGCAGGACGCGCGCCTGGGTCCGTGGAAATTAGTGGGATCGCCATGGTGAACATCTTACGCAGCAAGAGCGAGGCGGATGCTGCTGTCAAAGCGACGGCAGCGGCCATGGGCTTCTCCAGTGAAGAAGCCATGCGCAACGCGCCCGTGGCGCTGATCGGGACTCCGGAGGAAGTAAGGCGGGAACTCCGCTCACGCATCGAAGAATTCGGCATGACCTACTACATCGTGTTTCCGAGATCGGAGGAAGCACGTGACCTGCTCGCCAACGAGATCATGCCGGAGTTTGCTGGGTAG
- a CDS encoding amidohydrolase family protein, giving the protein MARIMEEKIEKLKFKGAVDADGHILEAADLWEKYCEPKYRSTAVRLKADKEGYDYIEICGQPSRVSRGGTFAGLGSMGQVTREKGEFNRKLHYGDEYLIGAMDAKQRIQRLDMEGLDAVIIYPSLGLVWETECEDADYAQAMCRAYNRWIVDWCSDSGGRLIPVAHLSLGDPKAAAEELERAVKAGCKGAWVVQFVMTRKPHAHPDHDILFAKAQELDVPLGIHPSLEPQWALPGRYDLQYVRKQQFFLNATASDAARHALASFMQYGTFDKFPKLKLIILEVGAGWASYWLDRLDALYDSIIGRTVPLKERPSAYFKRNVWISADPDEKSLPAMVDLLGADRFFWASDFPHPDHTGHYIKELEKLTGKMPEQSRVQVLGDNVRRVYNCAAAA; this is encoded by the coding sequence ATGGCGCGCATCATGGAAGAGAAGATCGAGAAACTGAAATTCAAAGGGGCGGTCGACGCCGACGGCCACATCCTGGAGGCTGCCGATCTGTGGGAAAAGTATTGTGAACCCAAGTACCGCTCGACGGCGGTCCGCCTGAAAGCTGACAAGGAAGGCTACGACTACATAGAGATTTGTGGCCAGCCCTCACGTGTCAGTCGCGGCGGAACCTTTGCGGGCCTTGGTTCGATGGGTCAGGTGACACGCGAGAAAGGCGAATTCAACCGCAAGCTTCACTACGGCGATGAGTATCTGATCGGCGCCATGGACGCGAAGCAGCGGATTCAACGTCTGGACATGGAAGGACTCGACGCCGTGATTATCTACCCAAGCCTCGGCCTCGTGTGGGAGACCGAATGCGAGGATGCGGACTACGCGCAAGCGATGTGTCGGGCGTACAACCGCTGGATTGTCGACTGGTGCTCGGACAGTGGCGGTCGTTTGATTCCTGTCGCCCATCTGTCCCTTGGCGATCCTAAAGCCGCTGCCGAGGAGTTGGAACGCGCCGTCAAAGCAGGCTGCAAAGGCGCCTGGGTCGTGCAGTTCGTGATGACGCGCAAGCCGCACGCGCACCCGGACCACGATATTCTGTTCGCCAAAGCTCAAGAACTTGACGTGCCGTTGGGGATTCACCCGTCGCTCGAGCCGCAATGGGCGCTGCCGGGGCGGTACGATCTGCAGTACGTACGCAAGCAACAATTCTTCCTGAATGCGACTGCTTCCGATGCCGCGCGTCACGCTCTCGCCAGTTTCATGCAGTACGGCACGTTCGACAAATTCCCGAAACTCAAGCTCATCATCTTAGAAGTAGGGGCGGGCTGGGCGAGTTACTGGCTCGACAGACTAGATGCGCTGTACGACAGCATCATCGGACGTACAGTCCCACTCAAGGAGCGCCCCAGCGCGTACTTCAAGCGCAACGTGTGGATCTCCGCCGATCCGGACGAGAAATCACTGCCAGCCATGGTCGACCTACTCGGCGCGGATCGCTTCTTTTGGGCGTCCGACTTTCCCCATCCCGATCATACCGGGCATTACATTAAGGAGCTCGAGAAACTGACGGGTAAAATGCCCGAGCAATCGCGGGTCCAGGTGCTGGGCGACAACGTGAGGCGTGTGTACAACTGCGCGGCTGCGGCTTAG
- a CDS encoding HNH endonuclease, giving the protein MDAAVRHLVRQRAGEWCEYCRLPQDAVEATFHIEHIVALQHGGQDDPSNLALACDRCNLYKGPNLTSIDSESGAIVLLFHPRQDTWQDHFVFRGPRLIGLTSRGRATVQLLNMNAPRRIQLRIELQATGTM; this is encoded by the coding sequence ATGGATGCTGCTGTCCGTCACCTCGTGCGTCAGAGAGCAGGGGAATGGTGCGAATATTGTCGACTGCCGCAGGACGCCGTGGAGGCAACGTTCCACATAGAGCACATTGTTGCTCTCCAACACGGTGGCCAAGACGATCCGTCCAACTTGGCGTTAGCCTGTGATCGCTGCAACCTCTACAAGGGGCCGAACCTCACGAGCATCGACTCGGAGAGTGGAGCAATCGTTCTATTATTTCACCCCAGGCAGGATACCTGGCAGGATCATTTCGTTTTTCGCGGCCCACGTCTCATTGGCCTCACATCAAGAGGTCGAGCCACCGTCCAGCTCCTGAACATGAATGCACCGCGACGTATCCAGTTGCGCATCGAACTGCAAGCAACTGGAACCATGTAG